Proteins found in one Brevibacillus brevis genomic segment:
- the pheT gene encoding phenylalanine--tRNA ligase subunit beta, with the protein MKVSYQWLSEYVDLSGTTPQELAEKLTRSGIEVDAVESRNAGVSGVVIGYVKERSKHPDADRLNVCVVDAGQGEDLQIVCGAANVDKGQKVLVALIGAKLPGGLNIKRSKLRGVESQGMICSAKELGLNDKLLAKDQQEGIMVLPADAEIGMDAVSYLGLDDYVLELGLTPNRSDCLSMLGVAYEVAAILGKEVVFPQIELTENGGDNPVQVKIEATNESHQYHGRHFTNAKIATSPQWMKNRLMAAGVRPINNVVDVTNYVLLEYGQPLHAFDATQVADRSIVVRLANEGEKLVTLDDQERTLDEQTLLIADQTKGLAIAGVMGGANSEITDETSEIILEAAWFTPKTVRRTARMLGMRTEGCVRWEKGVDQARVQEAGERAAALIQQLSDATVSKGISSAVVSKAAPAVVSVTLAKINQHLGTDMSASDVSPIFERLQFPYEVAGDKWTVTVPTRRGDITLPEDLVEEVARLYGYDNIPTSLPSGSTTQGQLTKEQQLRRTIRHHLIGTGMNEAISYALVHPDRVEAVAGLHQEKVNPVALMMPMSEDHSVLRTSLIPSLLETVAYNKNRQNHDVAIFELGRVFLTKEETLTQLPEERLYVAGALTGQLLAQNWMGAKQPVDFFQTKGIAESLFARLGIQAAEYKAVQDIAGMHPGRTAEVWVGEKRLGYLGQVHPGTEKAYDLSETYVFQFDVAALIDVAAEVGHYNQLPKSPAVTRDLALVVDRSVAAGVLEATIREAAGELLESVTLFDVYMGERIAQDKKSMAFALVFRHAERTLQDEEIQQVTTAVIDALKNKTGAELRM; encoded by the coding sequence ATGAAGGTATCATACCAATGGTTATCTGAATACGTCGATCTGAGTGGAACGACGCCCCAGGAGCTGGCTGAAAAGCTGACTCGCAGCGGGATTGAAGTAGACGCAGTTGAATCGCGCAACGCAGGTGTATCTGGTGTTGTGATCGGTTATGTAAAAGAACGCAGCAAGCATCCGGACGCAGACCGTCTCAACGTATGCGTCGTTGATGCGGGACAAGGAGAAGACCTGCAAATCGTTTGTGGAGCAGCGAACGTAGACAAGGGACAAAAAGTTCTCGTCGCCCTGATCGGTGCGAAGCTCCCTGGAGGTCTAAACATCAAGCGTTCCAAGCTGCGCGGTGTAGAATCCCAAGGGATGATCTGCTCTGCAAAAGAATTGGGTTTAAACGACAAGCTTCTGGCAAAAGATCAGCAAGAGGGCATTATGGTTCTGCCAGCGGATGCGGAAATCGGTATGGATGCCGTTTCGTACCTCGGCTTGGATGACTATGTGCTGGAATTGGGATTGACGCCGAACCGTTCGGATTGCTTGAGCATGCTGGGGGTTGCTTACGAGGTAGCCGCTATTTTGGGTAAAGAAGTGGTATTCCCACAAATCGAGCTGACCGAAAACGGTGGCGACAACCCGGTCCAGGTTAAGATCGAAGCGACGAATGAAAGTCATCAATACCACGGTCGTCACTTCACCAACGCCAAAATCGCGACATCTCCGCAATGGATGAAAAATCGCCTGATGGCAGCGGGAGTTCGTCCGATCAACAACGTGGTAGACGTGACCAACTATGTCCTGCTCGAGTACGGTCAGCCACTGCATGCTTTCGATGCGACACAGGTAGCTGATCGCTCTATTGTCGTTCGACTGGCAAACGAGGGCGAAAAGCTCGTGACATTGGATGATCAAGAGCGCACGCTGGATGAGCAAACCTTGCTGATTGCCGACCAGACCAAAGGCTTGGCGATCGCAGGGGTCATGGGCGGAGCTAACTCCGAAATCACTGATGAGACGAGTGAAATCATTCTCGAAGCAGCTTGGTTCACACCAAAAACAGTGCGCCGCACAGCTCGTATGCTCGGCATGCGTACAGAAGGCTGCGTACGTTGGGAAAAAGGCGTTGACCAAGCGCGTGTGCAGGAAGCGGGAGAGCGCGCTGCTGCGCTGATTCAGCAATTGTCCGACGCAACGGTATCCAAAGGAATCAGTTCCGCTGTTGTAAGCAAAGCTGCGCCTGCTGTTGTTTCGGTTACACTTGCAAAAATTAATCAGCATCTCGGAACCGACATGTCGGCTTCTGATGTATCGCCGATTTTCGAGCGTCTGCAATTCCCGTATGAAGTAGCGGGCGACAAATGGACGGTAACCGTTCCAACGAGACGTGGCGACATTACGCTGCCAGAGGATTTGGTGGAAGAGGTTGCACGTCTGTACGGCTACGACAACATTCCGACCAGCTTGCCTTCTGGTTCGACCACACAAGGACAGTTGACAAAAGAACAGCAATTGCGCCGTACGATCCGTCATCATTTGATTGGTACCGGTATGAATGAAGCGATTTCCTATGCACTGGTTCATCCAGATCGTGTCGAGGCAGTAGCGGGTCTGCATCAGGAAAAAGTAAACCCTGTTGCGCTCATGATGCCAATGAGTGAAGATCATAGCGTTCTGCGCACGAGCTTGATTCCAAGCCTCTTGGAAACAGTGGCATACAATAAAAACCGTCAAAACCACGATGTTGCGATTTTCGAATTGGGCCGTGTGTTCTTGACAAAAGAAGAAACGCTCACACAGCTTCCAGAAGAGCGTCTGTATGTAGCGGGTGCGTTGACTGGACAACTGCTCGCACAAAACTGGATGGGCGCCAAACAGCCTGTTGATTTCTTCCAAACAAAAGGGATTGCGGAATCACTTTTCGCTCGTTTGGGTATCCAAGCTGCCGAGTACAAAGCTGTCCAGGACATCGCAGGTATGCACCCAGGACGTACCGCAGAAGTATGGGTAGGGGAAAAACGTCTGGGCTATCTGGGGCAAGTTCATCCGGGCACAGAAAAAGCTTATGATCTGTCCGAAACGTACGTATTCCAGTTTGATGTAGCTGCTTTGATTGATGTAGCTGCCGAGGTAGGCCATTACAATCAGCTGCCAAAATCCCCGGCGGTAACGCGTGACTTGGCTCTCGTTGTCGATCGCAGTGTAGCTGCTGGTGTATTGGAAGCAACGATTCGTGAAGCGGCAGGCGAACTGCTTGAGTCCGTAACCCTATTCGATGTATACATGGGTGAACGTATTGCTCAAGATAAGAAGAGCATGGCATTTGCCCTGGTATTCCGTCACGCCGAGCGTACCTTGCAGGACGAAGAGATTCAACAAGTGACTACTGCTGTCATTGACGCCTTGAAAAACAAAACTGGTGCTGAACTGCGCATGTAA
- the zapA gene encoding cell division protein ZapA produces MQGDGKNRLTVDIFGQQYRLSGKASVNHIRMVAGFVDDKMNEIANGNHRLDTAKIAVLSAVNIADEYFRLRQEYEELLKIIQEEAKAKPID; encoded by the coding sequence GTGCAAGGTGATGGGAAAAATCGTTTGACGGTGGACATCTTTGGCCAACAATACCGGCTCAGTGGCAAGGCAAGTGTCAATCACATACGCATGGTGGCCGGTTTCGTTGATGACAAGATGAACGAAATCGCAAACGGCAACCATCGACTGGATACTGCCAAAATTGCCGTACTTTCTGCAGTCAATATTGCGGATGAATACTTCCGCTTGCGTCAGGAGTACGAAGAACTGCTGAAAATCATTCAGGAAGAGGCAAAGGCTAAACCGATAGATTAA
- the sspI gene encoding small acid-soluble spore protein SspI — MNIASLNLRQAIMYKMQGSDPNAVEETISDAIASGQEKTLPGLGVLFEVLWQNSDASSRQSMITTIAEHLPEQAEKPI, encoded by the coding sequence ATGAACATTGCCTCACTCAATTTACGTCAAGCGATCATGTACAAAATGCAAGGCTCAGATCCAAACGCAGTGGAAGAGACCATCAGTGATGCCATCGCCAGCGGTCAGGAGAAGACACTGCCGGGGTTAGGTGTTTTGTTTGAAGTTCTGTGGCAAAACAGCGATGCTTCCTCACGCCAATCCATGATTACGACTATCGCGGAACACTTGCCTGAACAAGCCGAAAAGCCGATCTAA
- a CDS encoding phage holin family protein, giving the protein MTIMRHIVRFIVAAVVLMFVGFLVPGFSVSSFWTALLAAVVIALIGWAVEAIFGDRISPYNRGIIGFLVSAVVIYLTQFIVSGFRVTILGALLASLVIGIIDLFIPIKTHMDLRNGDARNKQET; this is encoded by the coding sequence ATGACGATCATGCGCCATATCGTCCGCTTTATCGTCGCTGCCGTAGTCCTGATGTTTGTCGGCTTTCTGGTCCCCGGCTTTTCGGTTAGCAGTTTTTGGACAGCTCTGCTCGCGGCCGTTGTCATTGCACTAATTGGCTGGGCCGTAGAAGCCATTTTCGGAGATCGAATTTCGCCGTACAATCGTGGTATTATCGGCTTCTTGGTCAGTGCCGTCGTGATTTATCTCACTCAGTTCATCGTCTCTGGCTTCCGCGTAACGATTCTTGGCGCGCTTCTTGCTTCCTTGGTGATCGGGATCATCGACTTGTTTATCCCGATCAAAACCCATATGGATTTGCGCAATGGAGATGCCAGGAACAAGCAGGAGACATAG
- a CDS encoding endonuclease MutS2: MEQRVLKTLEYDKIVALLIDKASCTYGKEKASELVPFLRLDEVITAQQGTEQAATVLRLKGSVPLGGIRDIRGPVQRARLNAMLAPMELLDIASTVMAGRRLKTFLLDMCEDHELPLLQQQAERIEGLRELETEIRRCIDENGDILDSASLELRQVRQEIRQLESRIREKLDQMTRSSTYQKMLMENIVTIRGDRFVIPVKQEYRSVFGGIVHDQSASGATLFIEPEVIVEMNNKLRELRLREEREVERILYVLTEQVSFAVEALVENTEALTELDFMFAKAQLAWSMKAICPRINDRGYVNMRKARHPLIPREVVVPVDVELGGEYQAIVVTGPNTGGKTVSLKTIGLLSLMTMAGLHIPAEEESEMTVFSSVFADIGDEQSIEQSLSTFSSHMTNIIQILAKMDDKSLVLFDELGAGTDPTEGAALAMSIIDHVIDSGARLVATTHYSELKAYAYDRPEVINASVEFDVQTLRPTYRLLIGVPGRSNAFAIARRLGLPEHIIDVARGSISEEDNQVESMIASLERNRKSAEADRLAAKAAREEAEVLRRQLEEERAQFAEEKNKRMERAEDEARIAVQLAKEEAETIIRELREMMAEGMEIKEHRLIDAKKRLGNAVLELEKEKVKKPAKAVRATQIKVGDEVMVTSFGQKGTVLEKVNNEEFLVQIGIMKMKVKRDDMHVQNSIQQKPQAAPYTSVKRRSDNIKMDLDLRGYNVEDSIREIDQFLDDALLAGLHSVSIIHGHGTGVLRKGVHEYLRNHRNVKSFRLGGQGEGGVGATIAELK; this comes from the coding sequence GTGGAACAACGGGTTTTAAAGACGTTAGAATACGATAAAATAGTCGCCCTGTTGATTGACAAGGCATCTTGCACATATGGAAAAGAAAAAGCATCAGAGCTGGTTCCTTTTTTACGCTTGGATGAAGTCATAACCGCTCAGCAAGGGACTGAACAAGCTGCAACTGTGTTACGCCTAAAGGGCAGCGTGCCTCTCGGTGGCATTCGCGATATCCGCGGCCCCGTACAGCGCGCCAGATTGAATGCTATGCTGGCCCCGATGGAATTGCTAGATATCGCCAGCACCGTTATGGCCGGACGCAGACTCAAAACGTTTTTGCTCGATATGTGTGAAGATCACGAGCTGCCATTATTACAACAGCAGGCAGAGCGTATTGAGGGCCTGCGCGAGTTGGAAACCGAAATTCGCCGCTGTATTGATGAAAACGGCGATATTTTGGACAGCGCGAGTCTTGAACTGCGACAGGTACGTCAGGAAATTAGACAACTCGAGTCGCGCATTCGCGAAAAACTCGATCAAATGACACGCTCGTCTACTTACCAAAAAATGCTGATGGAAAACATCGTTACAATTCGTGGGGATCGTTTCGTCATTCCGGTAAAGCAAGAGTATCGTTCTGTATTTGGTGGAATTGTTCATGATCAGTCGGCATCTGGGGCGACGCTCTTTATCGAGCCGGAAGTGATCGTCGAGATGAACAACAAGCTTCGCGAGCTTCGCTTGCGAGAGGAACGTGAAGTAGAGCGCATTCTGTACGTGTTGACGGAGCAAGTATCCTTTGCGGTAGAGGCTTTGGTCGAGAATACAGAAGCACTGACAGAGCTCGATTTTATGTTTGCCAAGGCTCAGCTTGCCTGGAGCATGAAGGCGATTTGTCCACGCATCAATGATCGCGGCTACGTAAACATGCGAAAAGCGCGTCATCCACTTATTCCACGAGAAGTTGTCGTTCCTGTAGATGTGGAGCTAGGCGGAGAGTATCAGGCGATTGTTGTGACAGGTCCGAATACAGGGGGGAAAACCGTTTCCCTCAAAACAATCGGACTGCTGTCCTTGATGACGATGGCGGGCTTGCATATTCCGGCAGAGGAAGAGAGCGAGATGACTGTTTTCTCTTCCGTTTTTGCCGATATCGGGGATGAGCAATCCATCGAGCAGAGCCTGTCTACATTCTCGAGCCATATGACCAATATTATTCAAATCTTGGCGAAAATGGACGACAAGAGCTTGGTGTTGTTTGACGAGCTAGGCGCAGGAACAGACCCGACAGAGGGTGCTGCTTTGGCCATGTCCATCATTGACCATGTGATTGATTCCGGCGCGAGATTGGTTGCAACGACTCACTACAGTGAATTGAAGGCGTATGCCTACGATAGACCCGAGGTCATCAACGCCAGCGTAGAATTTGACGTACAGACGCTGCGTCCTACTTATCGCTTGCTCATCGGGGTGCCGGGCCGATCCAATGCGTTTGCTATCGCAAGACGTCTGGGATTGCCGGAACACATCATTGATGTAGCGCGCGGCTCGATCAGTGAAGAAGACAATCAGGTCGAGAGCATGATCGCTTCGCTGGAGCGTAACCGCAAGTCGGCGGAAGCAGACAGGTTGGCGGCAAAAGCGGCACGCGAGGAAGCAGAAGTGCTGCGTAGACAGCTGGAAGAAGAGCGCGCGCAATTTGCGGAAGAGAAGAACAAACGAATGGAGCGGGCAGAGGACGAAGCGCGAATTGCCGTCCAACTCGCAAAAGAAGAAGCGGAAACGATCATTCGCGAGCTGCGCGAAATGATGGCAGAAGGCATGGAAATCAAGGAGCATCGTCTCATCGATGCGAAGAAGCGCTTGGGCAATGCCGTTCTTGAGCTGGAGAAGGAAAAGGTGAAGAAGCCGGCAAAAGCAGTTCGTGCCACACAGATCAAGGTGGGCGACGAAGTAATGGTGACGAGCTTCGGACAAAAAGGAACCGTGCTGGAAAAGGTAAACAATGAAGAATTCCTCGTGCAGATCGGAATCATGAAAATGAAAGTGAAGCGCGATGATATGCATGTACAAAACTCGATCCAGCAAAAACCACAAGCAGCTCCGTATACCTCTGTGAAGCGTCGCAGTGACAATATCAAGATGGATCTCGACTTGCGCGGCTACAACGTTGAGGACAGCATTCGGGAAATCGATCAGTTTTTAGATGATGCGCTGTTGGCAGGCTTGCACTCGGTTTCCATTATTCACGGACACGGGACAGGGGTACTGCGCAAAGGCGTGCACGAGTATTTGAGAAACCATCGTAATGTAAAATCCTTCCGCTTAGGTGGTCAAGGAGAAGGCGGCGTAGGTGCTACCATTGCCGAATTAAAATAA
- a CDS encoding DUF2225 domain-containing protein → MIDNVSALYDKTSICRHCQATFSTKRIRSGTLTMLHRDSDFYTTFKEQSLNPIIYTVNVCPECGFAFTDQFRDKLAPWQKQIVDEQISSKWKPKDFGKVRHVPEAIVSYKLAIYAAEITDQPHSVKAGLYLRLAWLYRFEKNVAEEMRFIDMAVEEYEQSYIHSDYTRGDKEMTEVRLLYLIGELYRRLEKYDLAIKYFGKALAFRNHTIESGIIRMAQDQWQLAREEYKEKKNEQKIG, encoded by the coding sequence ATGATTGATAATGTTTCCGCCCTTTACGATAAGACAAGTATCTGCCGCCATTGCCAAGCGACCTTTTCGACCAAAAGAATCAGAAGCGGCACGTTGACGATGCTCCATCGCGACAGCGATTTTTATACCACTTTTAAAGAGCAATCTTTAAATCCCATTATATATACCGTCAATGTCTGCCCTGAATGCGGCTTTGCTTTTACGGATCAATTCCGGGACAAGCTCGCCCCCTGGCAAAAGCAGATTGTGGATGAACAAATCTCCTCGAAATGGAAGCCAAAAGATTTTGGCAAGGTTCGCCATGTACCAGAAGCCATTGTCAGCTACAAGCTTGCCATTTACGCAGCTGAAATAACGGATCAGCCCCATTCTGTAAAAGCCGGTCTGTATTTGCGCCTTGCATGGCTTTATCGATTCGAGAAAAATGTCGCGGAAGAAATGCGCTTTATCGATATGGCCGTGGAAGAATATGAACAATCGTATATTCATTCTGACTATACACGCGGTGACAAGGAAATGACCGAAGTCCGCTTGCTGTACTTGATTGGTGAGCTCTATCGCAGGCTCGAAAAGTATGATTTAGCCATCAAGTATTTCGGCAAAGCACTCGCGTTTCGCAACCACACCATCGAGAGCGGCATTATCCGGATGGCGCAAGATCAATGGCAACTCGCGCGTGAAGAGTATAAAGAGAAAAAGAACGAGCAAAAGATCGGCTAG
- the pheS gene encoding phenylalanine--tRNA ligase subunit alpha yields the protein MQTRLQEMKESALGQISQVTEAAQLQDLRVKYLGKKGGLTELLRGMGGLSPEERPVVGQLVNEVREALEAAFSGKQKAFEEAALNAKLSSQTIDVTLPGRPVPAGTMHPLSRIIEEIEDIFIGLGFEVAEGPEVEMDHFNFEMLNLPKDHPARDMQDTFYVTEELLLRTQTSPVQARTMLKKEGKTPLKMICPGKVYRRDDDDATHSHQFTQIEGLVIDKKIGMSDLKGTLLTFARQMFGENQQIRLRPSFFPFTEPSVEVDLQCFNCGGHGCRVCKQTGWIEILGAGMVHPRVLEMAGYNPEEVSGFAFGMGVERIAMLKYAVEDIRHFYTNDVRFLRQFNRG from the coding sequence GTGCAAACTCGGTTGCAAGAAATGAAAGAGTCCGCACTGGGCCAAATCAGCCAAGTGACAGAAGCCGCACAACTTCAGGATTTGCGCGTCAAATACCTGGGGAAAAAGGGTGGGTTGACAGAACTGCTGCGCGGCATGGGCGGCTTGTCCCCAGAAGAGCGTCCAGTTGTCGGTCAGCTGGTAAACGAAGTAAGGGAAGCGCTCGAGGCAGCGTTCTCTGGCAAACAAAAAGCATTTGAAGAGGCAGCTCTGAATGCCAAGCTTTCTTCTCAAACGATCGATGTAACACTGCCAGGACGTCCAGTACCAGCAGGCACCATGCACCCGCTTTCTCGGATCATTGAAGAGATCGAAGACATCTTCATCGGTCTGGGCTTTGAGGTGGCAGAAGGTCCTGAGGTAGAAATGGACCACTTCAACTTCGAAATGCTGAACCTGCCAAAAGATCACCCGGCACGCGATATGCAAGATACGTTCTACGTCACGGAAGAGCTACTGCTCCGTACGCAGACATCTCCTGTGCAAGCACGTACGATGTTGAAAAAAGAAGGCAAGACTCCACTCAAAATGATCTGTCCGGGTAAAGTGTATCGCCGCGATGATGACGATGCGACACACTCCCACCAATTCACGCAGATCGAGGGTCTCGTGATTGATAAAAAAATCGGGATGAGTGACTTGAAAGGTACCCTCTTGACTTTTGCCCGTCAAATGTTTGGAGAAAACCAGCAAATTCGTCTGCGCCCAAGCTTCTTCCCGTTCACGGAGCCTTCCGTAGAAGTAGACCTGCAATGCTTCAACTGCGGTGGTCACGGTTGCCGTGTATGTAAGCAAACAGGCTGGATCGAGATTTTGGGTGCTGGTATGGTACATCCGCGCGTACTGGAAATGGCCGGTTACAACCCTGAGGAAGTCAGCGGCTTTGCATTCGGTATGGGTGTAGAACGAATTGCGATGCTCAAATACGCGGTAGAGGACATCCGCCATTTTTATACCAACGACGTTCGTTTCCTGCGTCAGTTCAATCGAGGCTAG
- a CDS encoding GerAB/ArcD/ProY family transporter, which produces MENQKRNFGTWQLTSIMVSSMIGVGILVIPRTATELLHQMGWVGPIVGGFIASMAVAAIVYLGNQFPGLTFVEFMPKIFGVAIGTLCIFLFILYQFLNAGITARLFGEVVVTSVLPQTPLEVIIITLLLLVMFLCCHEIEVVARVNELLIPFLLLPSLLIPLVSFMNADWYNLLPFRFESWTNVMKTGLNTYTLYTGYELLMVYFAFAIPGARLGVASMTGMSFALVIYVITVVAGITVFGYEELQRLVWPTLELVKVTQKTGWFLERFESAFLAIWVASVFTTIGNMLYATIFSLRRLFHKGIRFQQITAIVIMVPLFFLTLVPQNIVELFSFTQYFTNIGYLITIIIPILLAITQFMRNQFNKGREVNNEKGGT; this is translated from the coding sequence GTGGAGAATCAGAAACGTAATTTTGGTACCTGGCAACTGACAAGCATTATGGTCAGTTCGATGATCGGGGTGGGTATCCTCGTCATCCCGAGAACAGCAACCGAACTTCTTCATCAAATGGGGTGGGTGGGACCCATTGTAGGTGGTTTCATAGCGTCCATGGCTGTAGCGGCTATCGTTTATTTAGGCAACCAGTTTCCCGGTCTTACCTTTGTCGAATTTATGCCGAAGATATTTGGGGTTGCCATCGGTACCCTGTGTATATTTCTCTTCATTCTCTATCAGTTCCTCAATGCGGGAATCACAGCCAGATTGTTCGGGGAAGTCGTCGTGACCTCCGTATTACCGCAAACGCCACTGGAAGTAATAATCATCACGCTGCTGTTGTTGGTCATGTTTCTTTGTTGTCATGAGATTGAAGTGGTGGCAAGGGTAAATGAGCTGTTGATTCCTTTCCTCCTGTTGCCGTCTCTCTTGATTCCGCTCGTCTCCTTCATGAACGCAGATTGGTACAATTTATTGCCATTCCGATTCGAGTCATGGACAAATGTCATGAAAACGGGTCTGAATACGTATACGCTTTATACCGGATATGAGTTGTTAATGGTTTATTTTGCCTTCGCTATTCCCGGGGCAAGGCTAGGGGTAGCCAGCATGACAGGTATGAGTTTTGCTCTTGTCATTTATGTGATCACAGTTGTCGCAGGCATTACTGTATTTGGCTATGAAGAATTGCAGAGGCTGGTGTGGCCTACGCTTGAACTGGTCAAGGTAACGCAGAAAACCGGCTGGTTTTTGGAGCGTTTTGAGTCCGCCTTTCTCGCGATTTGGGTTGCTTCTGTATTTACAACGATCGGGAATATGCTGTACGCGACGATTTTTTCATTGCGGCGCTTGTTTCACAAAGGCATTCGTTTTCAGCAAATCACCGCGATTGTGATCATGGTGCCCCTTTTTTTCCTGACATTAGTGCCGCAAAATATAGTGGAGCTGTTTTCTTTTACACAGTATTTTACCAACATAGGATATTTGATCACCATCATCATCCCTATCTTGCTGGCAATCACCCAATTCATGCGCAATCAGTTCAACAAAGGTCGAGAAGTGAACAATGAAAAGGGAGGGACGTAA
- a CDS encoding potassium channel family protein, with protein MSKQFAIIGMGRFGSSVARTLYEMDYEVMGIDENEERINENIQYVTHAVAADSTDERALKEIGIRNFDVVVVAIGVDIQASILTVLTLKDLGVKKIVAKAQNERHGQVLYKVGADRVVFPERDMGVRVAHNLISSNVLDFIELAEDYSVAEVVVSSKLVGQNLRQLDIRKKYEVNVIAIKSGDKFNIAPSPDEVIQYGDVLVVIGNNKDLREFEERA; from the coding sequence ATGTCCAAGCAATTTGCCATTATCGGGATGGGACGTTTTGGTTCTAGCGTGGCGAGAACGCTGTACGAGATGGATTATGAAGTGATGGGTATAGATGAGAACGAGGAGCGTATTAACGAAAATATTCAATACGTAACGCACGCGGTAGCAGCGGATTCTACGGATGAACGTGCCTTGAAGGAAATCGGCATCCGTAATTTCGATGTAGTCGTCGTGGCCATTGGGGTCGATATTCAGGCGAGCATCCTGACAGTTTTGACGCTGAAAGACTTGGGTGTCAAAAAGATCGTGGCAAAAGCACAGAATGAGCGTCATGGACAAGTATTGTACAAAGTGGGAGCTGACCGTGTCGTATTCCCTGAGCGTGACATGGGAGTTCGGGTCGCCCACAATCTGATCTCTTCGAATGTACTTGACTTTATTGAGCTGGCAGAGGATTACAGCGTGGCCGAGGTAGTCGTGTCGTCCAAGCTGGTCGGTCAAAACTTGCGGCAACTGGATATTCGGAAAAAATACGAGGTCAACGTTATTGCCATCAAAAGCGGAGATAAATTCAACATCGCTCCTAGCCCGGATGAAGTCATCCAATACGGCGACGTGCTTGTGGTGATCGGGAACAACAAAGACTTACGCGAATTTGAGGAGCGGGCATAG
- a CDS encoding TrmH family RNA methyltransferase, protein MTNEIITSVQNPLVKRLHQLLSRKGREEQQRFLVEGAHLVEEALKSGAEVVTVIYDQQRDMDPACQRALANHPEAVQVIAASEAVLAKLSETKSPQGIVAEVKKTAADWAKWVDKKREEQGSLLLLFLDEIQDPGNLGTILRTAEAAAVDGVVLGSGSVDIYNGKVVRATMGALFRIPVFTQSLVETADEWKAKGGRVLISSLEQNSVAYDEADYAGLTAMVIGNEGRGVSKEMFAKADQFVHIPLYGGAESLNAAVAAGIFVYEAQRKRKDRHD, encoded by the coding sequence ATGACAAATGAAATCATTACTTCGGTACAAAACCCACTGGTAAAGCGATTGCACCAGTTGCTGTCACGGAAAGGACGGGAAGAGCAGCAACGTTTTCTCGTGGAAGGGGCACACCTGGTAGAAGAGGCGTTAAAAAGCGGGGCGGAGGTAGTCACGGTTATTTACGATCAGCAGCGTGACATGGACCCAGCCTGCCAACGTGCTCTGGCTAATCATCCGGAAGCTGTCCAGGTCATTGCTGCATCAGAGGCAGTGTTGGCGAAGTTGTCCGAAACGAAGTCACCGCAAGGAATTGTGGCCGAAGTGAAAAAAACAGCAGCAGATTGGGCAAAATGGGTAGATAAGAAGAGAGAGGAACAAGGAAGCTTGCTACTCCTCTTTTTGGACGAAATACAAGACCCTGGCAACCTCGGTACGATTTTGCGCACAGCAGAAGCGGCAGCAGTAGATGGTGTCGTACTTGGAAGTGGCAGTGTCGATATTTACAATGGAAAAGTGGTACGGGCCACAATGGGGGCACTGTTCCGCATCCCAGTCTTTACGCAATCGTTAGTTGAGACGGCTGATGAATGGAAGGCAAAGGGAGGGAGAGTTCTCATTTCTTCTTTGGAGCAAAACAGTGTTGCCTATGACGAGGCTGATTATGCTGGTCTGACGGCAATGGTCATCGGCAATGAAGGAAGAGGCGTCTCCAAAGAGATGTTTGCCAAAGCCGATCAATTCGTCCACATTCCGCTTTACGGCGGAGCAGAGTCACTGAATGCGGCAGTCGCGGCAGGAATATTTGTCTATGAGGCACAGCGCAAAAGAAAAGATCGGCATGACTAG